A region from the Malus domestica chromosome 07, GDT2T_hap1 genome encodes:
- the LOC103439433 gene encoding pyruvate dehydrogenase E1 component subunit alpha-3, chloroplastic gives MSFTSATNLAQPLQLNSAAASPRSNDKPSLLLPPKASSFLGSTRKFRPASLSHSSAHRRSAVVAVSEAVKEKKVQASCNLLITKEEGLELYEDMVLGRSFEDMCAQMYYRGKMFGFVHLYNGQEAVSTGFIKLTKKEDSVVSTYRDHVHSLSKGVPAREVMSELFGKATGCCRGQGGSMHMFSKEYNVLGGFAFIGEGIPVATGAAFSSKYRREVMKQADCDHVTLAFFGDGTANNGQFFECLNMAALWKLPIIFVVENNLWAIGMSHLRATSDPEIWKKGPAFVMPGVHVDGMDVLKVREVAKEAIGRARRGEGPTLVECETYRFRGHSLADPDELRDPAEKAHYAARDPITALKEYLLENNLATEQDLKAIHKKIDELVEDAVEFADESPLPPRSQLLENVFADPKGFGIGPDGSYRCEDPKFTQGTAHV, from the exons ATGTCCTTCACCTCCGCCACCAATTTGGCCCAGCCCCTCCAGCTCAATTCTGCCGCCGCCAGCCCCAGATCCAATGACAAGCCCTCCCTCCTGCTCCCCCCCAAGGCATCCTCTTTTCTCGGATCTACCCGCAAGTTCCGACCCGCTTCCCTCTCTCATTCCAGTGCTCACCGCCGATCCGCCGTCGTTGCCGTCTCCGAAGCTGTTAAGGAGAAGAAGGTCCAGGCTTCCTGCAATCTG CTAATAACAAaagaggaaggattggagctgtATGAAGACATGGTATTGGGTCGCTCTTTCGAGGACATGTGTGCTCAGATGTATTACAGAGGCAAAATGTTCGGGTTCGTTCACCTTTACAATGGCCAAGAAGCCGTGTCAACTGGGTTTATCAAGCTTACAAAGAAGGAGGATTCTGTGGTGAGCACATACCGTGATCACGTGCACTCGTTGAGTAAGGGTGTCCCTGCTCGTGAGGTGATGAGTGAGCTCTTTGGAAAGGCTACTGGTTGTTGCCGAGGCCAAGGTGGTTCTATGCACATGTTTTCGAAAGAGTACAATGTGCTTGGTGGGTTCGCATTTATTGGTGAAGGTATACCAGTGGCAACAGGTGCAGCATTCTCCTCTAAGTACAGGAGGGAAGTGATGAAACAGGCAGACTGTGATCACGTGACTTTGGCATTTTTTGGAGATGGAACTGCTAATAACGGCCAGTTCTTTGAGTGTTTGAACATGGCAGCGTTGTGGAAATTGCCGATTATTTTCGTTGTGGAGAACAATTTGTGGGCCATTGGAATGTCGCATTTGAGGGCTACTTCTGATCCCGAAATTTGGAAGAAGGGGCCTGCATTTGTTATGCCAGGTGTTCATGTGGATGGTATGGAtgtgttgaaggtgagggaggtGGCAAAGGAGGCGATTGGAAGGGCCAGGAGAGGAGAAGGGCCAACTTTGGTAGAATGTGAAACATACAGGTTCAGAGGACACTCATTGGCAGATCCTGATGAGCTTCGTGACCCTG CTGAGAAGGCACACTACGCTGCCAGAGATCCCATCACTGCCCTCAAGGAATACTTACTTGAGAACAATTTGGCGACTGAACAAGACTTGAAGGCCATCCATAAGAAGATCGATGAGTTGGTTGAGGATGCCGTTGAGTTTGCAGATGAGAGCCCCCTTCCACCTCGCAGCCAGCTGCTCGAGAACGTGTTTGCCGATCCCAAGGGTTTTGGAATCGGGCCTGATGGCAGTTACAGATGCGAGGATCCTAAATTCACTCAGGGCACTGCTCATGTCTAA
- the LOC103439440 gene encoding 29 kDa ribonucleoprotein A, chloroplastic: MAATCLNLTPTLSSSWITPKRTVSNWVSSPLLQQKIKYPNLKAGVFTALAVMEEREGGLVTDDGGVAEYEYDSRNDDDSDGGLDDKQEQSRPCELYVCNIPRSIDVPDLMEMFNPHGTVFSVEICRSPDTGLSRGCGYVTMGSMDAAKTAIAALDRSDVGGREMRVRFSVHMNPKRKNTEALNSSPVKNMVYESPHKLYVGNLARAVQPHVLRSHFSQFGTVASAKVLHDRKAGKNRAYGFLSFSSAAERDAAMSLNGTEFCGRRIVVRGLPETTYTAAKT; the protein is encoded by the exons ATGGCGGCCACTTGCTTAAACCTAACACCCACTCTATCTTCCTCTTGGATTACACCAAAACGCACCGTTTCAAATTGGGTCTCGTCGCCTTTATTGCAGCAGAAGATTAAGTACCCCAATTTGAAGGCTGGGGTTTTCACGGCGTTGGCTGTGATGGAAGAGCGGGAGGGAGGCCTAGTCACTGACGACGGAGGAGTGGCGGAGTACGAGTACGACAGTCGAAACGACGACGATTCGGATGGGGGATTGGACGACAAGCAAGAGCAGTCAAGACCCTGTGAGCTGTACGTGTGCAATATTCCGAGAAGCATTGATGTTCCGGACCTGATGGAAATGTTCAACCCTCACGGGACTGTTTTCTCCGTCGAGATTTGCAGGAGCCCGGATACTGGGCTCAGCCGCGGATGTGGCTACGTCACCATGGGATCCATGGACGCTGCGAAAACCGCCATTGCTGCATTGGATCGATCC GATGTTGGAGGGAGGGAAATGCGGGTGAGATTTTCGGTTCATATGAATCCGAAGAGGAAGAACACCGAGGCATTGAATTCATCACCGGTGAAAAACATGGTGTATGAGAGCCCTCACAAACTCTACGTCGGCAACCTTGCGCGGGCTGTCCAGCCTCATGTTTTGAGAAGCCATTTTAGCCAGTTTGGGACTGTAGCTAGCGCAAAAGTGTTGCACGACCGCAAGGCAGGGAAGAATCGCGCTTATGGGTTCCTTTCTTTCTCTTCGGCTGCAGAACGCGATGCAGCAATGTCGTTAAATGGAACG GAGTTCTGCGGTCGGAGAATAGTGGTTAGAGGACTTCCAGAAACGACTTACACTGCAGCAAAGACTTGA